Within the Bacteroidia bacterium genome, the region GCGCTAATGCTGCTAAAGAAAATTGTCCGGTTAGTAAAGCACTGAATTTTAGCATCACTTTGGATGCCACCTTAATTTAAATTTTAAAAATAGAAATCATGGAAAACGAAAACATGTTCCCACAAACAACCAAAGAACTTGCCGACAAAAAGGCCGCTTTAGCTCCTAAAACTATTGAGGCGTGGCGAAACTTCAGTAAAACCGTATTTGAAGAAGGCGCGCTTCCTGAAAAAACCAAACAACTAATTGCTGTTGCCGTAGCACACGTAACACAATGCCCCTATTGCATTAGAGCGCACACAAAGCAAGCGATGCGAAAAGGAGCGAGCAAAGAAGAAATAATGGAAGCAATATGGGTAGCTTCTGAAATGCGAGCAGGTGCAGCTTATGCTCATGCAACTATCGCTATGGATGAAATGGAGAAAAAATAATTAAATGAATATTAGTCAAAAAATTGCTATTGTAACGGGTGCCAGTAGCGGATTAGGTGCTGCATTTGCGAGTATTTTAATTGAGAAAGGAGCTAAAGTATATGGACTTGCCCGCAATTTAGATAAACTCAATGCTATTCAGAAACAATTGGGAGATCAGTTTATTCCTATTTCGATAGACATTAGCGATCAAAAGCTTATTGCCACTTGGGTTGCCAATACTTTTTCTGATTCAACCCTTCCCGATATTCTCATCAACAATGCTGGAGTAGGTTATTTTAGCAAAATTGAAGA harbors:
- a CDS encoding carboxymuconolactone decarboxylase family protein; this encodes MENENMFPQTTKELADKKAALAPKTIEAWRNFSKTVFEEGALPEKTKQLIAVAVAHVTQCPYCIRAHTKQAMRKGASKEEIMEAIWVASEMRAGAAYAHATIAMDEMEKK